A genomic stretch from Heliangelus exortis chromosome 16, bHelExo1.hap1, whole genome shotgun sequence includes:
- the GHRH gene encoding somatoliberin isoform X2 — protein MLDKATLVLFLHLVSCSISSPLYPALRYSPGPVAGQVVNLQLQQSSPVQSHNPSAEEQEEEGLLTDPTEKRMQRHADAIFTDNYRKFLGQISARKFLQTIIGKRLGSEGSPGEGVQRFLTRRQSGSILMDTYHQQMVLRDFLGAILQNQRPQDISSSQLEGFPSTLAKLM, from the exons ATGCTGGATAAAGCCACCCTGGTCCTCTTCCTGCACTTAGTCTCAtgctccatctcctctcctctttacCCAGCTCTCAG GTACAGCCCAGGGCCAGTTGCTGGCCAGGTTGTGAACTTACAGCtacagcagagcagcccagtGCAGAGCCATAACCCCTCAGCAGAGGAACAAGAGGAGGAGGGTTTGTTAACAGACCCCACTGAGAAAAG GATGCAGCGCCACGCTGATGCCATATTCACTGACAACTACAGGAAATTCCTGGGGCAGATTTCTGCCCGAAAATTCTTACAGACCATCATTGGGAAGAGGCTCGG CAGTGAGGGCAGCCCAGGAGAAGGGGTGCAGAGATTTCTGACCCGGCGCCAGTCTGGCAGCATCCTGATGGACACCTACCACCAGCAGATGGTACTGAGGGACTTCCTGGGAGCCATCCTACAGAACCAAAG GCCTCAGGACATCAGCAGCAGTCAGTTAGAAGGTTTTCCCAGCACCCTGGCTAAGCTCATGTAG
- the GHRH gene encoding somatoliberin isoform X1, which translates to MLDKATLVLFLHLVSCSISSPLYPALRYSPGPVAGQVVNLQLQQSSPVQSHNPSAEEQEEEGLLTDPTEKRMQRHADAIFTDNYRKFLGQISARKFLQTIIGKRLGSSEGSPGEGVQRFLTRRQSGSILMDTYHQQMVLRDFLGAILQNQRPQDISSSQLEGFPSTLAKLM; encoded by the exons ATGCTGGATAAAGCCACCCTGGTCCTCTTCCTGCACTTAGTCTCAtgctccatctcctctcctctttacCCAGCTCTCAG GTACAGCCCAGGGCCAGTTGCTGGCCAGGTTGTGAACTTACAGCtacagcagagcagcccagtGCAGAGCCATAACCCCTCAGCAGAGGAACAAGAGGAGGAGGGTTTGTTAACAGACCCCACTGAGAAAAG GATGCAGCGCCACGCTGATGCCATATTCACTGACAACTACAGGAAATTCCTGGGGCAGATTTCTGCCCGAAAATTCTTACAGACCATCATTGGGAAGAGGCTCGG CAGCAGTGAGGGCAGCCCAGGAGAAGGGGTGCAGAGATTTCTGACCCGGCGCCAGTCTGGCAGCATCCTGATGGACACCTACCACCAGCAGATGGTACTGAGGGACTTCCTGGGAGCCATCCTACAGAACCAAAG GCCTCAGGACATCAGCAGCAGTCAGTTAGAAGGTTTTCCCAGCACCCTGGCTAAGCTCATGTAG
- the MANBAL gene encoding protein MANBAL, which yields MAAELDFSPPEIPEPTFMENLLRYGLFFGAIFQLICVLAIILPVSKSHKTDSDSFEHKNSEPVKKPKATAPQISKKPKKETKKKR from the exons ATGGCTGCTGAGCTGGATTTCTCCCCACCTGAAATCCCTGAGCCCACATTCATGGAGAACCTGCTACGTTATGGACTCTTCTTTGGAGCCATTTTCCAGCTGATCTGTGTGCTAGCCATAATCCTGCCAGTTTCCAAGTCCCACAAGACA GACTCGGACAGTTTTGAGCATAAGAATTCAGAGCCAGTGAAAAAGCCAAAAGCAACTGCTCCACAGATAAGCAAGAAACccaagaaggaaacaaaaaagaaacgATAA